From [Flavobacterium] thermophilum:
TATTGACGCCTCTTATGAAAACATGAAGAAAACGGGAACGTTCGATGAACGAAAACTCGTGTTCCGCCAAGTGCCGCCGCGCGTTCATTTGGATGACTTGCCGCCGGCGCCGATCTATCGCGGCCACCCCGACAAACCGATGGTCTCGCTGCTCATCAACGTGGCCTGGGGGGAAGAATACATCCCCGATATGCTTGAGACGTTGAAAAAACACGGGGTGAAGGCGACGTTCTTTTTGGAAGGGCGATGGGTAAAAAACCATCCGGAGATGGCAAAAATGATAGCAGATGCCGGCCATGAAATCGGCAACCATTCCTACAGCCATCCGGATATGAAAACGCTCAGCAGCGAAGCGGTCCGCCGCGAACTGGAAAAGACGAATGAAGTCATTGAAGCGGCGACGTCGGTCAAATGCAAATGGTTTGCCCCGCCGAGCGGCAGCTACCGTGATGACGTCGTCAACATCGCCGCCGAGCTCGGCATGAAGACGATCATGTGGAGCGTTGATACAATTGATTGGCAAAAACCGTCGCCATCTGCTATAGTGAAACGGGTAACATCAAAAATCCATCCCGGCGCCATGATTTTGATGCATCCGACGATGCCGACGGCGGCCGCACTCGATGAGCTGATCGCCTCGATCAAGCGGAAAGGCTATGCCATCGGCAGCCTGACAGCCTTATTCGACGAGAAAAGACTGGCCAAAAAACAGGAGGAACATGGAGTTGATTAACAAGTACACGTGCAAAAACGGCGTGCGAATCGTGCTGGAGCAAATTCCGACTGTAAGGTCGGTGGCCATCGGCGTATGGATCGGCACAGGTTCGCGCAATGAGACGGAACAAAACAACGGCATTTCCCACTTTTTAGAGCACATGTTTTTTAAAGGGACGGCGACGCGCACGGCCCGGGACATCGCCGAAGCGTTTGACAGCATCGGCGGGCAAGTGAACGCCTTTACGTCGAAAGAGTATACGTGCTATTACGCCAAAGTGTTGGACGAACATGCACCGCTCGCGTTGGAAATGCTTGCCGATATGTTTTTCCACTCGACGTTCGTTGAGGACGAGCTGCAAAAAGAGCGGAACGTGGTGCTTGAGGAAATCAAAATGTACGAAGACACGCCGGATGACATCGTCCACGATTTGCTCGGCAAGGCATGCTATGCGGGTCATCCGCTCGGCTACCCGATTTTAGGCACGGAAGAGACGTTGCGCACGTTTACGGGGGACACGTTGCGCCAATATATGGCCGACTACTATACTCCGGATCGCGTTGTCGTTTCCGTTGCCGGCAATGTCGATGAGCGGTTTATCACTGAAGTCGAACGTTATTTCGGCTCGTTCACTGCGTCCCGCAAGCCCGCTCCGTCAGGGACGCCGACGTTTGCGCCGCAAAAGCTCGCGCGCAAAAAAGACACGGAGCAGGCGCACGTATGCATCGGGTTCAACGGCCTGCCGGTCGGCCACCCGGATGCGTATCCGCTTCTGATCCTCAACAATATTTTAGGCGGCAGCATGAGCAGCCGGCTGTTTCAAGAAGTGCGCGAACAGCGCGGATTGGCGTATTCGGTGTTCTCGTACCATTCCGCCTACCAAGACAGCGGCTTGCTCGCCATTTACGCCGGCACGGGGAGCAGCCAGCTTGACGTTTTGTTTGAAACGATCCAACGGACGCTGCGCCAGTTGAAAGAAGACGGTATTACGGAAAAAGAGCTGCATAACAGCAAAGAACAGATGAAAGGAAGCTTGATGCTTGGGCTTGAAAGCACGAACAGCCGCATGAGCCGCAACGGCAAAAACGAACTTCTTCTCGGCCGCCATCGGTCGCTTGACGAGATTATCGAGGAAATTGAAAGCGTCACGGTGGAAAAAGTGAATGAGCTGGCGCGCACCGTTTTTACCGATGATTACGCGCTCGCCTTAATCAGCCCGGATGGCGTGCTGCCGCGCCCGCTTCGATCGTAGCCGCCTATCGGGCATAAAAAAAGCTAACGACCCGTTGTGAGGTTGTTAGCTTTTTTCGTTTGGCGCGCCCGTCATTCTTGTTCCGGAGCGTCGATCATCACCATATCGGCGCCGATTTTGCGAATATACTTCCACGGCACGCGAATTTCCTGCCCGTCTTTGCGAAACCCGAACCATTTTCCAGTCGGGATGAGCAACGCTTCGATTTGCCCTGTTTGCTCGTTGATTTCCAAATCCGTTTGCCCAAGCACCCCAAGCCGCTCCGCCCGCCGCACATCGACGATTTCTTTGCCGCTTAATTCACTCAGCCTCACGCTGATTCCCCCTTCCCCCTTCCCTCTTCCCTACTTCTATTGTAAGAAACGGGCGGGCAAAAAATGCCGCCCGCCAATGGCCTATTTTTCCGCCAAGAGCATTCACCTATATTTTTCTTCCAACATAAGATGGGAAAAGAAACGGAGCAGTTTGCCAGTAAAGAAGGTGACGAGGACATATGATGTTGACAGGAATGCATGTCGCCATCATCGGCGGCGATGCGCGGCAACTTGAAGTGATTCGCAAGCTTGTTGAACTGGACGCCAAATTGTCGCTTGTCGGCTTTGACCAGCTCGCCCACCATTTTACCGGGGCGACGAAGATGTCGATCGAGGAGGTCGATTTTGCCGACCTGGATGCGATCATTTTGCCGGTTCACGGCACGACATTGGATGGCAAGGTCAACAGCGTGTTTTCCCACGAGCCGATTCCGTTCACGGAAGAGATGGTGCAAAAAACAGCCAAGCGGTGCACCGTTTATTCCGGCATCAGCAACTCGTATTTAGACGAACTGATGAAAAAGACCGGGCGCAAATACATCCAGCTGTTTGAGCGCGATGATGTCGCCATTTACAACTCGATCCCGACCGCTGAAGGAACGGTGATGATGGTGATCCAGCACACCGATTTTACGATTCACGGTTCCCGCATCGCCGTTTTAGGATTGGGGCGCGTCGGCATGACCGTCGCCCGGACATTTGCCGCTTTGGGGGCAAAAGTGAAAGTCGGGGCGCGCCGGTCGGAACATTTGGCCCGCATTACGGAAATGGGGCTTGAACCGTTTCATTTGAATGATTTGGAAAAAGAAGTGCGCGATATCGACGTTTGTGTTAACACCGTCCCCCATTTGATTGTAACGGCGAGCGTCATCGCGAAAATGCCGGCCCATACGCTGATCATCGATTTGGCGTCAAAGCCGGGCGGCACCGATTTCCGCTATGCTGAAAAGCGCGGAGTGAAAGCCATCTTGGCGCCTGGGCTGCCGGGGGTCGTCGCGCCGAAAACGGCCGGACAAATTATCGCCAACGTCTTGGCGCAGCTTTTGTATCAAGATTTACAGAAACGGGAGGAGAATAAACAATGAGCGAAAAAAGCCTGAAGGGGAAGCGGATCGGCTTCGGCCTGACTGGATCGCACTGCACGTATGACGCTGTGTTCCCGGAAATTGAAAAACTCGTGAATGAAGGGGCGGAGGTGCTGCCAATCGTCACGTATACGGTGAAGACGACGAACACCCGGTTTGGCGAAGGGGAAGAGTGGGTGAAAAAACTCGAGCAATTGACCGGGAACGAGGTGATTGACACGATCGTCAAGGCTGAACCGCTCGGGCCGAAAATCCCGCTCGACTGCATGGTCATCGCGCCGCTGACCGGCAACTCGATGAGCAAGCTGGCAAACGCCATGACCGATTCACCGGTGTTGATGGCCGCCAAGGCGACGATGCGCAACCACCGCCCGGTCGTGCTCGGCATTTCCACGAATGACGCCCTCGGCTTAAACGGCGTCAATTTGATGCGGCTGATGGCGGCGAAAAACATTTACTTCATCCCGTTTGGCCAAGATGCTCCGCACGCCAAACCGAACTCGATGGTGGCGCGCATGACGCTCCTGCGTGACACTGTGCTTGCCGCCTTGGAAGGAAAGCAGCTGCAGCCAGTTGTGATCGAACGGTTCCGTTACAACGACTAACGGAGGGTGTGGAAAATCGACGCCGGGCAGAAAAATTTTCTCTCGTCCGCAGCGGAATGTGATAAAATAAAGACTATGAATTCACCTCTTTAGAGTGACGATGTGGAAGGAGAATGGCTGATGGCTGAAAAACAATACCATGTCGCTGTCGTCGGAGCCACGGGGGCAGTCGGACAACAAATGGTGCGGACGCTTGAAGACCGGAACTTCCCGGTCGGAACATTAACGTTGTTATCGTCAGAACGCTCGGCTGGCAAAAAAATGCGCTTCCGCGGCAGAGAGATTGAAGTGCAGGCCGCCGCGCCCGAGCGCTTTGATGGGGTTGATATCGCCTTATTCAGCGCTGGCGGCGCAGTGTCGAAAGCATTGGCGCCGGAGGCGGTTCGGCGCGGGGCGATTGTCATCGACAACACGAGCGCATTCCGGATGGAGGAAAACGTGCCGCTTGTCGTCCCGGAAGTGAACGAAAGCGATTTGACATGGCATAACGGCATCATCGCCAATCCGAACTGCTCGACGATTCAAATGGTCGTGGCGCTTGAGCCGATTCGGAAGGCGTTCGGCTTATCCCGCGTCATCGTTTCCACGTACCAGGCCGTCTCGGGAGCAGGGGCGCAGGCGATTGAAGAGCTGTACGAGCAGACGAAGGCGGTGCTTGACAATAAGCCGTTCGAGGCAACCATTTTGCCGGTCAAATCGGACCGGAAGCATTACCCAATCGCGTTTAACGCCATTCCGCAAATCGATAAGTTTCAAGATAACGGGTTTACGTTCGAAGAGATGAAAATGATCAACGAAACGAAAAAAATCATGCATATGCCCGAGCTGAGCGTCGCGGCGACGTGCGTGCGCATTCCGGTGGCGAGCGGGCATTCGGAGTCGGTGTATATCGAGATCGAGCAAGACGGCGTCACGGCTGCCGATTTGCAAGCGGTGCTGCGCGAGGCGCCGGGCGTCGTTCTCCAAGACGATCCGAGCGAACAGCTGTATCCGATGCCGGCCAACTGCGTCGGCCAATACGACGTCTTTGTCGGCCGCATCCGCCGCGATTTGGACAACAGCCGCGCCTTTCATTTATGGATTGTTGCCGACAACTTGCTAAAAGGGGCTGCTTCAAATTCCGTGCAAATTGCCGAAAGTTTGCTGAAGCTCGGGCTCATTTAACGAGCATCGGGGTGTTATCATGAAAATCATTGTTCAAAAGTTCGGCGGCACGTCCGTCCGCGACGAACGCGGGCGAAACTTGGCGCGCCGCCATATTGAAAACGCGCTTGAAGATGGGTACAAAGTCGTCGCCGTTGTATCAGCGATGGGCCGCCAAGGCGATCCGTATGCGACCGACACGCTTCTTGGCTTGATCGGCGGAGCCCGTCACCATGTGACGAAGCGCGAGCAAGATATGCTTATGGCGTGCGGGGAAATCATTTCGAGCGTCGTGTTCAGCAACTTGCTGAACGAACACGGCATCAAGGCGACGGCGTTTACCGGCGCGCAAGCCGGATTTCGCACGACCAGTGATCATACGAACGCCAAAATTGTTGAAATGCGCTGCGAACGGTTGCTTGAAGCGCTTCGGGAATACGACGTCGTCGTCGTCGCCGGCTTTCAAGGCATGGCGGAAAACGGAGACATCACAACGCTCGGGCGCGGCGGGAGCGATACATCGGCCGCGGCGCTCGGCGCGGCGCTAAACGCCGAGTGGGTTGACATTTTTACCGATGTCGATGGCGTGATGACGGCCGACCCGCGCATTGTCGAAAATGCTCGGCCGTTGGAAGTTGTCACCTATACGGAAATTTGCAATATGGCGTACCAAGGGGCGAAAGTGATCCATCCGCGCGCGGTGGAAATCGCCATGCAGGCGAAAGTACCGCTGCGCATCCGTTCAACGTATTCCGATGGGCCAGGGACGCTCGTTACGTCATCGGTGCGCGGTCAAAGAGGAAGCGATGTGAAAGAGCGTCTCGTCACGGGCATTACGTACGTCGCCAATGTGACGCAAATGAAAGTGTTGGCAAAAGAAGGGCATTATGAACTGCAGTCGGATGTATTTCAGGCGATGGCTCACGAAGGAATCAGCGTCGACTTTATCAACATTTCACCGTACGGCGTCGTCTATACGGTGAGCGGAGATATGACGGAAAAAGCGATAGCCGCTTTGCGCCGCATTGGCTATGATCCGGTTGTGACGCCCCGCTGCGCCAAAGTGTCGGTCGTTGGCGCCGGCATTGCCGGTGTGCCGGGAGTAACGGCCAAAATCGTCACCGCTCTATCGGAGCAAGGCATCCAAATTTTGCAATCGGCAGACAGCCATACGACCATTTGGGTATTAGTCAAACAAGACGATATGGAAAAGGCCGTCAATGCCTTGCACGACGCCTTTTGCTTGTCCGAGGCCGAACAGGACGAATGATCAACCGATTTGAAAATGAGGAGTGAAAACCGTGGTTCAGTTCGGGAATGTCGTCACTGCGATGGTCACCCCCTTTGACCGAAAAGGAAACTTAGATTTAGCGAAAACGACAGAACTCGTCAACTATTTGCTTGACAACGGCACGGATGCGCTTGTTGTCGCAGGCACGACCGGCGAATCGCCGACGTTGACGACGGAAGAGAAAGTCGCACTGTTCCGCCATGTCGTTTCCGTCGTCAATGGCCGCGTGCCGGTTATTGCTGGGACGGGAACGAACAATACGCGCGCCTCGATCGAGCTGACGAAACGGGCGGAAGAAGCAGGCGTCGACGCTGTCATGCTTGTGGCGCCATATTACAACAAACCGAATCAAGAAGGGCTGTATCAGCATTTTAAAGCGATCGCTGAGAGCACGCCGCTGCCGGTCATGTTGTACAACGTGCCGGGGCGCACGTCGGTCAACCTCGCTCCTGAGACCGTCATTCGGCTGGCAGCGATTCCGAATATTGTCGCGGTCAAAGAAGCCGGCGGCAATTTAGAAGCGATGGCGGAAATCATTGAACGCACGCCGGACGATTTTCAGCTGTATAGCGGCGATGACAGCTTGACGCTGCCGGTGTTGGCGATCGGCGGCGCCGGCGTGGTTTCTGTTGCATCGCACATCATCGGCAACGAAATGCAACAAATGATTCGTGCGTTCCAGGCCGGCGACCATCAAGCCGCCGCCGCGTTGCACCGGAAATGGCTGCCGCTCATGAAAGGGCTGTTCGCTGCGCCGAGCCCGGTGCCGGTGAAAACCGCCCTGCAGTTGCGCGGCTTGGATGTCGGCTCGGTGCGCCTTCCGCTCGTTCCGCTCACCGAGCAGGAGCGAAACGAGCTCAGCCGTCTGCTTGATGCTTGATGGCCATATCCGTGCAGCAAATGACCCCAGCGTCGGTTCGGACGTTGGGGCTTTTTTGTCGAGACGGTGAAATGCGCCGGCTCGTTCATGAACCATCTTGTGTTTTTTGGCGTCAATTCGTTATAATAAAGGCAAGTGACTTTGAGCGGGTTAGCATCACAATTGGGAGGACGCAGCCTTGAAATCCAAAATAAAGCCAGTAGAGAAAATACGCATTTTTGCCCTTGGGGGAGTCGGGGAAATCGGCAAAAACATGTATGTCGTCGAATTGGACGAGGACATTTTCGTCCTCGATGCCGGGGTGATGTTCCCGGAAGATGAGATGTTTGGCATTGACAAAGTCATCCCGGACATTGCCTACTTAATTGAACGGCAGCACCGCATTCAGGCGATTTTTCTCACTCACGGGCATGAGGAGCATATGGGAGCGATCGCCTACGTGCTCAAGCAGCTGTCTGTGCCAGTCTACGGGACGAAGCTGACGCTCGGGTTGGCGGAAGCGATTTTAAAAGAGCAAGGCATTGCAAACGCCAAACTGAATGAAATTCATCCTGACGCTGAACTGCTGTTTGACAAAGCAAAAGTGACGTTTTTCCGCACGATCCACAGCATCCCCGATTCGATCGGCATCAGCCTGCATACATCGCAAGGGGCGATCGTGTACACGAGCGATTTTAAATTTGACCAGACGCCGTATGGCAATAATCGCGCCGACTTGGGGAAAATGGCGCAAATCGGCGAACAAGGGGTGCTTTGTCTTTTGTCGGACAGCACGAATGCCGAGCGTCCGGGCTACAGCGGCTCTGATACAGCCGTCGCCCATGAGATTGCAGATGTGATCGGCCACGCGAAAGGGCGCGTGTTTGTCGCCTGCTATGCCTCGAACATTACGCGCATCCAACAAGTGCTTTACGCCGCCAAGCAGTACGGGCGCAAGGTGGCGGTGATCGGCAAAACGCTGCATAAAATTATGGACATCGCCGTCCGCCTCGGTTATTTGCATCTGCCGGACAAGGTGACGATTTCTGCCTACGACTTGGACCGCTATGGGGATGATGAACTCGTCATTTTGACGACCGGGGGTCAT
This genomic window contains:
- the pdaA_1 gene encoding Probable polysaccharide deacetylase pdaA precursor, encoding MNNGYARYMALAVMFLIAWMAVQWPPVGGYIESWRPAEMTAMKERDKLYETIVKQAKQYEIPAQDAVIDKVWKATPGYNGLAVDIDASYENMKKTGTFDERKLVFRQVPPRVHLDDLPPAPIYRGHPDKPMVSLLINVAWGEEYIPDMLETLKKHGVKATFFLEGRWVKNHPEMAKMIADAGHEIGNHSYSHPDMKTLSSEAVRRELEKTNEVIEAATSVKCKWFAPPSGSYRDDVVNIAAELGMKTIMWSVDTIDWQKPSPSAIVKRVTSKIHPGAMILMHPTMPTAAALDELIASIKRKGYAIGSLTALFDEKRLAKKQEEHGVD
- the ptrA gene encoding Protease 3 precursor; translation: MELINKYTCKNGVRIVLEQIPTVRSVAIGVWIGTGSRNETEQNNGISHFLEHMFFKGTATRTARDIAEAFDSIGGQVNAFTSKEYTCYYAKVLDEHAPLALEMLADMFFHSTFVEDELQKERNVVLEEIKMYEDTPDDIVHDLLGKACYAGHPLGYPILGTEETLRTFTGDTLRQYMADYYTPDRVVVSVAGNVDERFITEVERYFGSFTASRKPAPSGTPTFAPQKLARKKDTEQAHVCIGFNGLPVGHPDAYPLLILNNILGGSMSSRLFQEVREQRGLAYSVFSYHSAYQDSGLLAIYAGTGSSQLDVLFETIQRTLRQLKEDGITEKELHNSKEQMKGSLMLGLESTNSRMSRNGKNELLLGRHRSLDEIIEEIESVTVEKVNELARTVFTDDYALALISPDGVLPRPLRS
- the spoVFA gene encoding Stage V sporulation protein FA is translated as MMLTGMHVAIIGGDARQLEVIRKLVELDAKLSLVGFDQLAHHFTGATKMSIEEVDFADLDAIILPVHGTTLDGKVNSVFSHEPIPFTEEMVQKTAKRCTVYSGISNSYLDELMKKTGRKYIQLFERDDVAIYNSIPTAEGTVMMVIQHTDFTIHGSRIAVLGLGRVGMTVARTFAALGAKVKVGARRSEHLARITEMGLEPFHLNDLEKEVRDIDVCVNTVPHLIVTASVIAKMPAHTLIIDLASKPGGTDFRYAEKRGVKAILAPGLPGVVAPKTAGQIIANVLAQLLYQDLQKREENKQ
- a CDS encoding dipicolinate synthase subunit B yields the protein MSEKSLKGKRIGFGLTGSHCTYDAVFPEIEKLVNEGAEVLPIVTYTVKTTNTRFGEGEEWVKKLEQLTGNEVIDTIVKAEPLGPKIPLDCMVIAPLTGNSMSKLANAMTDSPVLMAAKATMRNHRPVVLGISTNDALGLNGVNLMRLMAAKNIYFIPFGQDAPHAKPNSMVARMTLLRDTVLAALEGKQLQPVVIERFRYND
- the asd gene encoding Aspartate-semialdehyde dehydrogenase, producing MAEKQYHVAVVGATGAVGQQMVRTLEDRNFPVGTLTLLSSERSAGKKMRFRGREIEVQAAAPERFDGVDIALFSAGGAVSKALAPEAVRRGAIVIDNTSAFRMEENVPLVVPEVNESDLTWHNGIIANPNCSTIQMVVALEPIRKAFGLSRVIVSTYQAVSGAGAQAIEELYEQTKAVLDNKPFEATILPVKSDRKHYPIAFNAIPQIDKFQDNGFTFEEMKMINETKKIMHMPELSVAATCVRIPVASGHSESVYIEIEQDGVTAADLQAVLREAPGVVLQDDPSEQLYPMPANCVGQYDVFVGRIRRDLDNSRAFHLWIVADNLLKGAASNSVQIAESLLKLGLI
- the lysC gene encoding Aspartokinase 2; this encodes MKIIVQKFGGTSVRDERGRNLARRHIENALEDGYKVVAVVSAMGRQGDPYATDTLLGLIGGARHHVTKREQDMLMACGEIISSVVFSNLLNEHGIKATAFTGAQAGFRTTSDHTNAKIVEMRCERLLEALREYDVVVVAGFQGMAENGDITTLGRGGSDTSAAALGAALNAEWVDIFTDVDGVMTADPRIVENARPLEVVTYTEICNMAYQGAKVIHPRAVEIAMQAKVPLRIRSTYSDGPGTLVTSSVRGQRGSDVKERLVTGITYVANVTQMKVLAKEGHYELQSDVFQAMAHEGISVDFINISPYGVVYTVSGDMTEKAIAALRRIGYDPVVTPRCAKVSVVGAGIAGVPGVTAKIVTALSEQGIQILQSADSHTTIWVLVKQDDMEKAVNALHDAFCLSEAEQDE
- the dapA gene encoding Dihydrodipicolinate synthase, with protein sequence MVQFGNVVTAMVTPFDRKGNLDLAKTTELVNYLLDNGTDALVVAGTTGESPTLTTEEKVALFRHVVSVVNGRVPVIAGTGTNNTRASIELTKRAEEAGVDAVMLVAPYYNKPNQEGLYQHFKAIAESTPLPVMLYNVPGRTSVNLAPETVIRLAAIPNIVAVKEAGGNLEAMAEIIERTPDDFQLYSGDDSLTLPVLAIGGAGVVSVASHIIGNEMQQMIRAFQAGDHQAAAALHRKWLPLMKGLFAAPSPVPVKTALQLRGLDVGSVRLPLVPLTEQERNELSRLLDA
- the rnjB gene encoding Ribonuclease J 2; this translates as MKSKIKPVEKIRIFALGGVGEIGKNMYVVELDEDIFVLDAGVMFPEDEMFGIDKVIPDIAYLIERQHRIQAIFLTHGHEEHMGAIAYVLKQLSVPVYGTKLTLGLAEAILKEQGIANAKLNEIHPDAELLFDKAKVTFFRTIHSIPDSIGISLHTSQGAIVYTSDFKFDQTPYGNNRADLGKMAQIGEQGVLCLLSDSTNAERPGYSGSDTAVAHEIADVIGHAKGRVFVACYASNITRIQQVLYAAKQYGRKVAVIGKTLHKIMDIAVRLGYLHLPDKVTISAYDLDRYGDDELVILTTGGHGEPMSALWRMARQANKQANIKEGDTVIVAASVMPGYELGFSKTIDALYRAGANVIYRDRQVHVSGHGCQEELKLMLNLMKPKYFIPVHGEYRMQKAHARLAKAVGISEERTFLLDKGEVVEFRGGAARPGGKVPYGNILIDGLGIGDVGNIVLRDRRLLSQDGILIAVVTLNKEAKTIAAGPEIISRGFVYMREAETLLEEAEQMVAEIIKRCLESYMLEWSSLKANIREALSQFLFEKTKRKPMILPIIMEV